The following is a genomic window from Chitinophaga caseinilytica.
ACGTGAGCTTCCGGGCCGACGGCTCCTCCCAGTTCGGCGTCAACAAGCGCTTTGCGCCTTTCTGGAGCGCGGGTTTGGGATGGAACGTCCATAACGAAAAGTTCTTCCGCCGGTCAGCCGTCGTGAACAGGCTGCGCATCCGCGCATCCATGGGCTCCACGGGCGATAACCGCTTCCCTCCCTTCATGGGCATCACGTCTTACAAATACTACACGGACCAGAACTATCGTTCCAAAGTAGGCGCCGTGCTCATGGGCTATGGCAACGAAAACCTCGCCTGGCAGCAAACCATCAAGCAGAACCTGGGCACCGACCTCACAATGTTCAACACCCGGCTCAACCTCACCTTCAACATTTACCGCGAAAATACCAACGGCCTCATCCTCGACATCAACACGCCGCCGTCTGACGGGGTCACCAGCTACAAGGAAAACGTAGGCAAGCTCCAGAACAACGGTTACGAGTTCAATGCCACGTACTTCATCGTCAAAAACGAGAAAAACCAACGCTACTGGAGCTTTTTCGTCAACGGCAACCACAACCGGAACTACATTAAAAGCATTTCCAACTCGCTCAAGAAGCTGAACCAGACCAACGATAAAAACGATGAAGGCCAGCAAACGAAACCGCAATACCGGTTCGAGGAAGGCCAAAGCACCAATGTGATCTGGGCCGTACGTTCCAACGGCATCGATCCCAGCAACGGCCGCGAGGTGTATGTGAAGAAAGACGGGAAGTTGACGTATGACTGGGACCCGAAAGACAAGGTGATCGCCGGCGACATTACGCCCGACCTGAACGGCAACTTCGGCACCAACATCACGCTGCACGGATTTACGCTCGGCGTTTACTTCGATTTCCAGTTTGGCGGACAGGCGTACAACCAAACGCTCCAGAGCCGTGTGGAAGGCGCAGACCTGCAGTACCAGGTAGACAGAAGGCTGCTGCTCGGCCGGTGGACGAAGCCTGGCGACGTGAAGTACTTCCAGCGGCTGATATACGCCAGCAACGGTATTTTCATCCCGCCCAGCAATGCCACTTCCCGCTTTGTGCAGAACAACAACTACCTGAACCTGGGCAGCATTTCGCTGGGTTACCAGATCCCCGACCGGGTTACCCGGCGCTGGGGGCTCAGCAATACCCGCCTGGGCTTCATCGCCAATGAAGTGAAACGGTGGTCCACCATCAAAATGGAACGCGGGCTCGACTATCCCTTCGCGCGCAATTTCACGTTCAACATCACCACTTCCATCAACCAATAAAATGCCGACCGATGTATCCCAGATATTTCAAGCAACTCATCATATTCGCCCTTTTCGCCGTGATGGCGGCCGGGTGTAAAAAATGGCTGGACGTAAGCCCCAAAACCCAGATCCGGCAAAGGGAGCTGTTCGAAAACGAGCAGGGGTTCCTGGACGCGCTCACCGGCGTGTACCTCAAGCTCGGCAGCAGCAACCTCTATGGCCAGCAAATGACCTACGGGCTCCTCGATGTGATGGCGCAATGCTACAACATCACGTTCGCCGGGTCAGACAATGCCAGCAACACTTTCAGACAGGCCGGCGTGTACAATTATGCAGACGACAGGGTGAAGACCCGGATCGCCGCCATCTGGAGCGAAACCTATGCCTGCATCGCCAACCTGGACAACGTCCTCGTTCAGATCGACGAAAAGAAAAAGCAATTCACCCTCGATAATTTCGACCGGGTGAAAGGCCAGGCGCTCGCCTTGCGGGCCTACCTCCACTTCGACCTCCTCCGCCTGTTCGGCACCGCGCCGATCGTAGACGGCGCCAAGCCTTCCATCCCTTACGTGACCACATTCGGGGTGGGCGTTTATCCCTTGCTGCCGGTGAACGATGTGATCGCCAATTGCCTCAAAGACCTCGCGGAAGCGGAACAGCTGCTGGGCGGCAACAAAGAAGTCAATATCCTCTACAGCGAAGACCCCACCAGCAATTACATGAACTACTGGGCCGTAAAAGGGCTGGAAGCGCGCATCCACCTCTATGCGGGCGACAAGCCCAAAGCGCTGGCCGCTGCTCAGGAAGTGATCGGCAACCAAAAGCTATTCCCTTTCGTGGAGCCTTCCAGGGCGTCGGCCACCATCAACCGCGACCGCCTCTACGCCAGCGAGCACCTCTTCACGCTGCAGGTGTATAAGCTGAAAGATTATGCGGAAGCGTACACCAAATCCAGCAGCGGCCTGCCCCTGCTCAGCACCACTACCAGTAAAACCCGGGCGCTCTTCGAAACCACGAGCGGCGGCAGCTCCGACATCCGGTTCAACTATTCGTTCGTCCAGATCGGCAGCGGATACGCCACCAGCAAGTACTGGCAGGAAGCCACCAACACTTATCTGAAAAACATCGTGCCCATGGTCCGGCTGTCCGAAATGTATTACATCGCCGCAGAATGCGCCGCTACGACGGAAGAAGGTGTTGGCTACCTGAACACCGTTCGCCACAACCGCGGCCTGACCTTGCTCAACGCCAACATCACGGCAGACAAGCTGAAGGCCGAGATCCTCAAGGAATACAAGAAGGAATGCTATGGCGAAGGCCAGCTGTTCTACTATTTCAAGCGGATCAACAACCCGCTGATCGACGGTAGCAGCAAAGACGCCACCAGGGTGTACGTGCTGCCCCTGCCCGAAGATGAGGTCGAATTCGGAAAACGGTTCGAATAAGCAACGATGATCCACTTTAAATTTTCTCAACCATGAAACGATCCTTTCAATATACCTGTCTGCTCGCCTTTGCCGCCACTTTCTGGTGCGCCTGCGAAAAAACCGCTTTGGTGGAATACGTCCAGCCAGACATGATTTACTTCTTCAAAGACCCCAACCTGTCGGAGAAAGACAGCCTGTCTTATTCCTTCGCCATCAAAAGCGAGACAATGCAGTTCGATACCGTTCAGATCCCCGTTAGGATCATGGGAACGGCGAAAGACTACGACCGGGTGGTGACCTGGGGAACGGTAGACAGTCTTACCACCGCCGTGGCCGGTACCGATTACGAAGTGCTTCCCGCCAAAGTGCCCGCAGGGGCTTACACGGCATATGTGCCCGTGAGGATACTCCGGAACGCGGCGCAAAAAACGAAAGAAGTGCGGCTCCTGCTCGAAATCCGGGAATCGAAAGACTTCAAGCCCGGTATCGATGACGCGCGCGGCGGCGACTGGGCCTATCCCGGCGCGGGGATCCGGTACCTGGTCAAGATCAACGACTTCCTCACCAAGCCCAATAACTGGGACAGCTGGCTGAAATATTTCTTCGGCTCCTACAGCCAGGTGAAATACGGCTTCATCAT
Proteins encoded in this region:
- a CDS encoding RagB/SusD family nutrient uptake outer membrane protein gives rise to the protein MYPRYFKQLIIFALFAVMAAGCKKWLDVSPKTQIRQRELFENEQGFLDALTGVYLKLGSSNLYGQQMTYGLLDVMAQCYNITFAGSDNASNTFRQAGVYNYADDRVKTRIAAIWSETYACIANLDNVLVQIDEKKKQFTLDNFDRVKGQALALRAYLHFDLLRLFGTAPIVDGAKPSIPYVTTFGVGVYPLLPVNDVIANCLKDLAEAEQLLGGNKEVNILYSEDPTSNYMNYWAVKGLEARIHLYAGDKPKALAAAQEVIGNQKLFPFVEPSRASATINRDRLYASEHLFTLQVYKLKDYAEAYTKSSSGLPLLSTTTSKTRALFETTSGGSSDIRFNYSFVQIGSGYATSKYWQEATNTYLKNIVPMVRLSEMYYIAAECAATTEEGVGYLNTVRHNRGLTLLNANITADKLKAEILKEYKKECYGEGQLFYYFKRINNPLIDGSSKDATRVYVLPLPEDEVEFGKRFE
- a CDS encoding DUF4843 domain-containing protein; translation: MKRSFQYTCLLAFAATFWCACEKTALVEYVQPDMIYFFKDPNLSEKDSLSYSFAIKSETMQFDTVQIPVRIMGTAKDYDRVVTWGTVDSLTTAVAGTDYEVLPAKVPAGAYTAYVPVRILRNAAQKTKEVRLLLEIRESKDFKPGIDDARGGDWAYPGAGIRYLVKINDFLTKPNNWDSWLKYFFGSYSQVKYGFIIDVTGRAEFPDTGPNALPYGQFQYFESVCRNALEAYEAEHGTLIDEFGNPVTF